The Pyrodictium delaneyi genome contains a region encoding:
- a CDS encoding AbrB/MazE/SpoVT family DNA-binding domain-containing protein: MRLAEIVKVDSKGRVTIPLVVREALNIIEGMNLILIADPDKREIVLTPLPSAEGKLFEMRIEFKDVPGALAKASEKLAELNVDQVTTQCTTVKRGEYAECIIIIDLSRSGIDIDAVKTELSKLDEVRFIQVRPLQR, from the coding sequence GTGCGGCTAGCTGAGATAGTAAAAGTTGATAGCAAGGGTAGGGTGACAATACCTCTGGTAGTTCGGGAAGCTTTAAACATCATCGAGGGTATGAACCTTATACTAATAGCTGACCCTGATAAGCGTGAGATCGTATTAACGCCGTTGCCGAGCGCTGAGGGCAAGCTCTTCGAAATGCGTATCGAATTTAAAGATGTGCCGGGTGCGTTAGCTAAAGCATCTGAGAAACTGGCCGAGCTTAATGTAGATCAAGTCACCACGCAGTGTACTACTGTCAAGCGGGGTGAGTATGCAGAGTGTATAATAATAATAGATTTATCGCGGAGTGGTATAGACATAGATGCGGTCAAGACAGAGCTATCAAAGCTAGACGAAGTCCGATTCATACAAGTCAGGCCTCTCCAGCGCTAA
- a CDS encoding ATP-binding protein, translated as MIISTIATYLYKLVKLTKGRDKVVNTLCVSELTDGVLGVLIEIKGDETCFTKLLGNKSKLLDRRICGIMLLYKHVRGNYAARILESKILSYEVELERNPNNMRARNKLEVLRKIYENIMVYDDPVKPALYILVCGSTKSIEENYNSVIDMLAVLGCKPKRKCLSVSFLKNNSGNIIQSLSSIIGSSLSWMEYVRMLGKILDGVKTVPIGHDLVLGKLVGLPLWDNRGAQHTLIVGPTGRGKTTLAVLVALLATLLYDVKAVLVDPKGDVWRFLKGTRLAKHVVVEDGYSYHHLIVSNLFSDSFHGIMVLDLAYLSENEKYIQLETILDTIFDVLRNNSVSSVLVIDEFWRIKNSDVVRRLVREGRSSNISLVLSSQQPSDYSSEVWNNISNVIMFGSVDDVYIRDVSRYSGVVYEDLDVLRRLGVGEALLRYQQAQRAIPFKILPIPITVKSQSIPGATHWGRVLRYG; from the coding sequence ATGATTATAAGTACCATTGCTACGTATTTATACAAGCTAGTAAAGCTTACAAAGGGTAGAGATAAAGTTGTGAATACTCTTTGTGTCTCGGAACTAACAGATGGCGTTCTTGGCGTACTCATCGAGATTAAGGGCGACGAGACATGCTTCACAAAGCTACTGGGCAACAAATCTAAGTTACTGGATAGAAGAATATGTGGCATAATGCTACTCTATAAACATGTTAGAGGTAATTATGCTGCGAGGATTCTAGAGTCCAAAATACTATCCTACGAGGTTGAGCTAGAACGCAATCCTAACAATATGCGTGCAAGAAACAAACTTGAGGTGCTTAGGAAGATATATGAAAACATTATGGTTTATGATGATCCCGTCAAGCCGGCACTATACATACTAGTATGTGGTAGTACAAAAAGTATTGAAGAAAATTACAATAGTGTTATTGATATGCTTGCCGTACTTGGTTGTAAACCTAAACGTAAATGCCTAAGTGTGAGTTTTTTAAAAAACAATAGTGGGAATATTATTCAATCACTCAGTAGCATTATAGGCTCGAGTTTAAGTTGGATGGAGTATGTACGCATGTTAGGTAAGATCCTTGATGGTGTGAAAACCGTTCCTATCGGACACGACCTGGTGTTGGGAAAACTTGTCGGGCTACCTTTATGGGATAATAGGGGTGCTCAACATACTTTAATTGTGGGGCCAACTGGTAGGGGGAAGACAACCCTTGCAGTCCTAGTTGCATTACTGGCTACGTTACTTTACGACGTAAAAGCAGTGTTGGTAGATCCCAAGGGAGATGTTTGGAGGTTTTTGAAGGGGACCAGACTAGCAAAACATGTTGTAGTAGAGGATGGATATAGTTATCATCACTTAATTGTCTCCAACTTATTTAGTGATAGCTTCCACGGTATTATGGTATTAGACTTGGCGTATCTAAGTGAGAATGAAAAGTATATCCAGCTAGAAACTATATTAGATACCATCTTTGATGTGCTTCGAAACAATAGTGTGAGTTCGGTACTTGTAATAGACGAGTTTTGGAGAATTAAGAACAGTGATGTTGTTAGAAGGTTAGTTCGTGAAGGCAGGAGTAGCAATATTAGTCTCGTTCTTTCATCGCAACAGCCAAGCGACTATAGCTCTGAAGTATGGAATAATATCAGCAATGTGATTATGTTCGGATCAGTAGATGATGTATACATAAGAGATGTCAGTAGGTATAGTGGTGTCGTGTATGAGGATCTCGATGTGCTTCGTAGACTAGGTGTTGGCGAAGCTCTTCTCCGCTACCAGCAGGCGCAGAGAGCGATTCCTTTCAAGATACTCCCTATACCGATAACAGTTAAGAGTCAGAGTATACCAGGGGCGACGCACTGGGGACGGGTGCTACGCTATGGGTAA
- a CDS encoding DNA polymerase sliding clamp: MGFRAVYPAATKFKYIIQTIAKVMDEIPFIATQDGIDVRTLTPDKTTMIILRLPMVAFEEYELDEDKKTFIVPADELNRIAKRGTRNDLVELKLDEERRRLEVNFIDKKTGVVRSFYVPLREGVVEEFSEPQVELTVTARMMADDFKNIINDAKIVSDEVEFSSYEDRIEVYAESAQKRYMGVLRVGEPLISLDVTGNTPVKAKYSIDLLKASVKATTAADTVTVQYGEALPMRISFDLPSGGTLIYWVSPRI; the protein is encoded by the coding sequence ATGGGCTTTCGAGCAGTATACCCAGCTGCAACTAAGTTCAAGTATATAATCCAGACAATAGCCAAAGTTATGGATGAGATACCATTCATAGCAACTCAGGACGGCATCGATGTGAGAACTTTAACACCTGATAAGACTACTATGATAATACTACGGTTGCCAATGGTGGCTTTCGAGGAATATGAGCTAGATGAGGATAAGAAGACGTTCATTGTGCCAGCTGACGAGCTTAACCGTATAGCTAAGAGGGGGACGCGCAATGACCTAGTAGAGTTAAAGCTTGATGAAGAACGTAGGCGTCTAGAAGTAAACTTCATAGATAAGAAGACTGGTGTAGTGCGTAGTTTCTACGTTCCGTTGCGTGAGGGCGTAGTAGAGGAGTTTAGTGAACCGCAGGTAGAACTCACAGTTACGGCGCGCATGATGGCGGACGACTTCAAGAACATAATAAATGATGCCAAGATAGTTAGTGATGAGGTAGAGTTTAGCAGTTATGAGGATAGGATTGAGGTTTATGCAGAGTCTGCTCAGAAACGTTACATGGGAGTACTACGGGTCGGTGAGCCCCTCATAAGCCTGGATGTTACTGGTAACACGCCAGTCAAAGCTAAGTACTCGATAGATCTGCTAAAGGCGAGTGTAAAGGCTACAACGGCTGCCGATACAGTTACAGTGCAATACGGTGAAGCGCTTCCAATGAGGATAAGCTTTGACTTGCCAAGCGGAGGCACATTAATATACTGGGTATCGCCACGCATATAG
- a CDS encoding 30S ribosomal protein S19 — protein sequence MKKWLETLPQEWRKFRYRGYTLEELLSMPMDTFIKLLPARQRRSLLRGLTDPQRRLLWKIRKARQKILQGKKVVVKTHVRDMIILPEMIGMTIAVYNGKEFVPVRITPEMIGHYLGEFSPTCRQVQHGEPGLKATRSSLHVALK from the coding sequence ATGAAAAAGTGGCTTGAGACACTGCCGCAAGAGTGGAGAAAGTTCCGTTACCGCGGCTACACCCTAGAAGAGCTACTCTCAATGCCCATGGACACATTCATAAAGCTACTACCTGCTCGCCAGCGCAGAAGCTTACTAAGAGGCCTAACAGACCCTCAGCGTAGACTCCTTTGGAAGATCCGTAAGGCTCGTCAGAAGATACTACAAGGCAAAAAAGTCGTAGTAAAAACACATGTGAGAGACATGATAATACTGCCAGAAATGATTGGAATGACGATAGCGGTCTACAATGGAAAGGAATTCGTGCCGGTGCGCATAACACCTGAAATGATAGGCCATTACCTAGGTGAGTTCAGCCCAACATGCCGCCAGGTACAGCACGGAGAGCCTGGACTCAAGGCTACAAGAAGCAGCTTACACGTGGCCCTAAAGTAG
- a CDS encoding 50S ribosomal protein L2 codes for MGKRLIVQRRGKGSPVYRSKPWLHPAPAKYPPLSPATLRGRVVELVHDPGRWVPLAHVVLENGEEFWIPAAEGMYVGQIIEVGPDAKPANGNILPVGKIPEGTQIYNIEIRPGDGGKLARSSGAYAVILGRSGNKTIVQLPSGKVKEVPNDARATIGIVAGAGRLEKPLLKAGAAYYKWKAKAHVWPRVRGVAMNAVNHPHGGGSHQSPSFPTTVSRDAPPGRKVGHIAARSTGRKKR; via the coding sequence ATGGGTAAGCGCTTGATAGTACAGCGTAGAGGTAAGGGCTCGCCAGTATATCGCAGTAAGCCGTGGTTACACCCAGCGCCGGCCAAATACCCGCCTCTATCGCCAGCCACTCTAAGAGGACGCGTAGTGGAACTAGTGCATGATCCCGGCCGCTGGGTTCCACTAGCTCATGTAGTGCTCGAGAATGGTGAGGAGTTCTGGATCCCTGCAGCTGAAGGTATGTATGTTGGCCAAATAATAGAGGTCGGGCCGGATGCTAAACCTGCTAACGGTAACATACTTCCAGTAGGCAAGATACCTGAGGGTACGCAGATATATAATATAGAGATAAGGCCTGGTGATGGTGGGAAGCTAGCCCGCTCTTCCGGGGCTTATGCTGTCATACTTGGTCGTAGCGGTAATAAGACTATAGTACAGTTACCCAGCGGGAAAGTGAAAGAAGTCCCTAATGATGCTAGAGCAACTATAGGAATAGTTGCAGGTGCTGGTCGCTTAGAGAAGCCCCTACTCAAAGCTGGTGCGGCCTACTACAAGTGGAAGGCTAAGGCCCATGTATGGCCACGCGTACGCGGTGTAGCAATGAACGCTGTGAACCACCCACATGGTGGTGGTAGCCACCAGAGTCCAAGCTTCCCAACAACAGTATCCAGAGATGCTCCACCAGGCAGAAAGGTCGGCCACATAGCAGCGCGCTCGACTGGCCGCAAGAAGAGGTAG
- a CDS encoding class I SAM-dependent methyltransferase, whose amino-acid sequence MTSAGYDELYREEQFEKYKLALNVVGVCGTVLDDGCGTGLLLEYLKSTSKLAEVKLYICLDLSPGMLERAKSRISMLNLRHLAELVEADAENIPLRVKSIDYTLSFTVIDLVDDKLRAINEIDRVTKTAAVVTSLKKAHSMKACLPNYGRYVGETSKDYIFIRFVNKLSKGSDG is encoded by the coding sequence GTGACAAGCGCTGGATACGACGAGCTCTATCGGGAAGAGCAGTTTGAAAAATACAAGTTGGCACTAAATGTTGTCGGAGTGTGTGGGACAGTATTAGATGACGGTTGTGGAACCGGGCTATTACTGGAATACCTAAAGTCTACAAGCAAACTAGCTGAAGTAAAATTGTATATATGTCTTGATCTATCGCCCGGGATGTTAGAACGTGCAAAGAGTCGCATAAGCATGCTCAACTTAAGGCATCTTGCAGAACTTGTGGAGGCTGATGCTGAGAATATACCGCTACGTGTAAAAAGCATAGACTATACCTTATCGTTCACAGTAATAGACCTTGTAGATGATAAACTAAGGGCTATAAATGAGATAGACCGTGTGACTAAGACTGCAGCAGTAGTCACGAGCCTAAAGAAGGCACACAGTATGAAAGCATGTTTGCCAAATTATGGGAGATATGTAGGTGAAACGTCAAAGGACTACATATTCATAAGATTCGTGAATAAGTTATCCAAAGGCTCCGACGGTTGA
- a CDS encoding ATP-binding protein: MTKGNTSLFTRLLLLSIISTTLILLSRIMDPRLSILLSTISTLLVLVARSIIIAIAALIYNITLILYVVPLSLTHNTIMQLTLEKDAYSTIIILAETTLIAIMIVTKVMSSLRSKYHIDTFIRNIAYVGVKDVLIYALCCRRSYIALSLITASAAVYSLSSTSPLFYTHSDMLCSLLLYTSMALVPFAVILASIEISATITAILVTVAAVVAPQPLLLMAFIAMLPIETTPVTIKLKKRNGFSIGYLEAVLVDSPSLKYNIEGQKSFSTTRSWWSPAYPTSSWYSVKITVKENPHIIVTGTTGSGKSFTAMQLTRAILEKFDNKAVLIVIDPHGEYKNLLNNHTVDIRVVDASQEAPNPLELIGRSPRERAAELVELVSEFYNLGPIQARILEDAILLSYENAGIRDDDPSTWGRSPPTIRDVIAILEDMSRQDARARIVAMYLSSLAAKAFSQDRLPFPTPDSSLSAIIFDLSRLATREQMVLYTETILYKLYNLVKALGPADSLRYILLVDEAHIFARKTSRKRAVLPLIAAELRKYGVALILVTQRASELDETILANMGTYICLKHTDTRESKFIAEVVSKNPLNNDAKEILVYTLSILPKGYAVVGDIEIETPLLVKLQE; the protein is encoded by the coding sequence TTGACCAAAGGTAATACCAGCTTATTTACTCGTCTACTATTACTCTCAATAATCTCGACAACATTGATACTCTTATCTAGAATAATGGATCCTCGCCTATCTATACTACTCTCGACAATATCAACACTACTGGTGCTGGTCGCTAGATCCATAATTATTGCGATAGCTGCACTAATCTACAACATTACACTTATACTTTATGTCGTGCCACTGTCACTTACACATAACACCATTATGCAATTAACCTTGGAGAAAGATGCTTATAGCACAATAATTATTCTGGCAGAAACGACACTCATAGCAATTATGATTGTAACCAAGGTGATGTCATCTCTACGTTCCAAATATCATATTGATACATTTATTCGTAATATAGCATATGTTGGCGTGAAAGATGTACTAATATACGCCTTATGTTGTAGACGAAGCTATATCGCGTTATCACTGATAACTGCATCTGCTGCTGTATATTCCCTTTCTTCTACTTCACCACTATTCTATACACATAGTGATATGCTGTGCTCCCTTTTACTCTACACTTCCATGGCATTGGTGCCATTCGCAGTCATACTGGCATCAATAGAAATTTCTGCCACCATTACCGCTATACTTGTAACAGTAGCTGCTGTTGTAGCACCTCAACCCTTGCTCTTAATGGCGTTTATAGCTATGCTTCCCATAGAGACTACACCAGTCACAATTAAGCTCAAAAAGCGAAACGGGTTTAGCATTGGTTATCTCGAGGCAGTTCTAGTTGATTCACCTTCACTAAAGTATAATATAGAAGGCCAGAAGTCTTTCTCTACAACACGTAGCTGGTGGTCACCCGCATATCCTACATCATCATGGTATAGTGTTAAAATAACTGTAAAAGAGAATCCCCACATCATCGTGACGGGGACTACAGGGTCAGGGAAATCCTTTACAGCAATGCAGTTGACAAGAGCTATATTGGAGAAATTTGACAATAAAGCAGTACTCATAGTTATAGACCCGCACGGCGAGTATAAGAATCTACTAAACAACCATACAGTAGATATTAGAGTCGTAGATGCCTCCCAAGAAGCTCCTAACCCCCTGGAACTCATTGGACGAAGCCCACGAGAGCGGGCAGCCGAGCTTGTAGAACTCGTTTCGGAGTTCTACAACCTAGGTCCAATTCAAGCAAGGATACTAGAGGACGCCATACTACTATCATACGAGAATGCCGGCATAAGGGATGATGATCCGTCAACGTGGGGGAGATCGCCACCAACGATTAGAGATGTAATCGCGATACTCGAAGACATGTCTAGACAAGACGCTCGCGCACGCATCGTAGCTATGTACCTGTCGTCTCTAGCGGCAAAAGCCTTTAGCCAAGACCGTTTACCATTTCCGACACCAGATAGCAGCCTTAGCGCTATTATTTTCGACCTATCTCGGCTAGCTACACGCGAACAGATGGTACTCTACACTGAAACAATATTATATAAATTGTATAACTTGGTTAAGGCGCTCGGTCCTGCAGATAGTCTACGTTACATACTCCTAGTAGATGAAGCACACATTTTCGCGCGTAAGACATCACGGAAAAGAGCAGTCCTACCCTTGATTGCCGCAGAGCTGCGTAAGTATGGTGTCGCATTGATCCTCGTAACTCAACGGGCAAGCGAACTAGATGAAACAATACTCGCCAATATGGGTACATATATATGTCTAAAACATACAGACACCAGAGAGTCTAAGTTCATAGCAGAGGTTGTATCCAAAAACCCTTTGAATAATGACGCTAAAGAGATCCTAGTATATACTTTATCGATTCTACCTAAAGGTTATGCAGTTGTAGGCGATATAGAGATTGAGACGCCTCTCCTAGTTAAGCTTCAAGAATGA
- a CDS encoding DEAD/DEAH box helicase: MNAQERIEKRRVSGAFRLLHPLLQRVLEKHGYVKPTEIQDKAIPEILRGNNVLVIAPTGSGKTEAALLPVLSRLIGVRSRGIYCIYITPLRSLNRDIFKRMSGIASSLGLDLEVRHGDSTTAEKRRFLENPPHIMVTTPESFYFLLSVEKFRHNINNLKYIVIDEIHELVSDKRGAELSLALERVARLYTKARLQLIGLSATVSNPYLVAKLIMGERYVRIIEAEKTKKRYSILVTAPGDSSKNSNNDTNSVRSRVHNETLTRVNLIKNILAKSRGNVIVFVNTRDTAEVLGALLKQVVGDEFIEVHHGSLSRDKRVDAEQKLKSGKIKALVATSSLELGIDIGSIDLVIQYMSPRQVVKLVQRVGRAGHRAGSVSRGVIVASNNIFDILESAVIAARAMRGNLENIPLYNKPYDALIHQVAGMIIESGEIDVNKLYNVITSSGYYRDLSIDELYQILYYMDSSRIARAKESRVSIGSMSKSYYFSVTMIPDTRQYNVYEVASGKKLGVLDEEFVATLEKEDKFVLGGRVWEVVDISEDHVRVKPAREDRLIPPAWEGDLIPVEYGVARELGSILRRYEEIGERVLDNYPLDDNARRIIVDRITRHISKGLPLPTDKRIVIEHYGDTFIIYSFLGSRGNKALEYLLSAYISEIKGYSPVTTSTPYIVAVRLASHERPSFIADSLMKLASFTREDVDNLLRKAIYRSRLYQWILLYVALRAGAVKRTRETNLKQIKTIILKLKDTILGEEAYKEINVRKVDINALYSFLERIRNKKVEVRTVSLRITSPITEDAVAEARFGDRVSVDSLPSTILVEAIKRKLSSKEVIFLCVMCGKTWSRRLSHLSDKIECPRCGARMIYPALSRERIEVAKIVLEKIKHNSRLSNSEKKLSREVMDAAGLVLNYGKKAIEALVSTGVGVHTAKRVLQKLVFGEEAFYRALVEAEVKYHKYKHRLEK; the protein is encoded by the coding sequence ATGAACGCGCAGGAGAGAATTGAGAAGCGTAGAGTAAGTGGAGCGTTTAGACTGCTACACCCGCTACTTCAGCGTGTACTAGAGAAACACGGGTACGTAAAACCTACCGAGATACAAGATAAGGCCATACCAGAGATTCTTAGAGGTAACAACGTGTTAGTTATAGCGCCGACAGGCAGTGGTAAGACTGAAGCCGCCCTTCTTCCCGTACTCTCGAGACTCATAGGTGTACGTTCCAGAGGCATATATTGCATATACATTACTCCTTTACGTAGTCTTAACCGTGATATATTCAAGCGAATGTCAGGTATAGCTTCGAGTCTTGGTCTAGATCTCGAGGTTAGGCATGGAGATAGTACTACTGCGGAGAAGAGAAGGTTCCTCGAGAATCCACCGCACATAATGGTAACAACACCAGAATCATTCTACTTCTTACTTAGTGTAGAAAAATTCAGACATAATATAAATAACCTTAAATATATAGTTATTGATGAGATTCATGAACTGGTTTCAGATAAACGAGGAGCAGAACTATCCTTAGCACTAGAACGCGTTGCTAGGTTATATACTAAGGCTAGGCTCCAGCTTATAGGTCTTTCAGCCACTGTGAGTAATCCATACCTAGTTGCTAAGTTAATCATGGGTGAAAGATATGTCAGGATAATTGAGGCTGAGAAGACGAAAAAACGTTATAGTATACTAGTTACAGCACCGGGAGATAGCTCTAAGAATAGCAATAATGACACTAACAGCGTACGTTCTAGAGTTCATAATGAAACGTTGACACGAGTAAATCTAATCAAGAATATCCTTGCAAAGAGTCGAGGAAACGTGATAGTGTTTGTAAACACTCGTGATACTGCAGAGGTTCTAGGTGCATTACTAAAACAAGTTGTGGGTGACGAGTTTATAGAGGTGCATCATGGAAGCCTTAGCCGTGATAAACGTGTAGACGCTGAGCAGAAGCTTAAGAGCGGTAAGATAAAAGCACTTGTAGCTACGTCGAGTCTTGAACTTGGTATCGATATAGGTAGTATTGATCTTGTTATACAATACATGTCGCCTAGGCAAGTTGTGAAGCTTGTCCAGCGGGTAGGTCGTGCAGGACATAGAGCGGGCAGTGTTTCCAGAGGAGTAATAGTAGCGTCTAACAACATATTTGATATATTGGAATCTGCAGTTATAGCGGCTAGAGCTATGAGGGGTAACTTGGAGAATATACCACTCTACAACAAACCTTATGATGCCCTTATTCATCAAGTGGCTGGTATGATTATAGAGTCTGGTGAAATTGATGTAAATAAACTTTACAATGTTATAACAAGCAGTGGTTATTATAGAGATCTTAGCATAGATGAGTTATATCAGATATTATACTATATGGATAGCTCTCGGATAGCCAGAGCAAAGGAGTCAAGAGTGTCAATAGGGTCTATGAGTAAGAGCTACTACTTTAGTGTTACTATGATACCGGATACTAGGCAGTATAATGTTTACGAGGTAGCTAGCGGCAAGAAACTCGGTGTTCTCGATGAGGAGTTTGTAGCAACTCTAGAGAAGGAGGACAAGTTCGTACTAGGTGGACGTGTCTGGGAGGTAGTAGATATCAGTGAAGATCATGTGAGAGTGAAACCCGCTAGAGAGGACCGTCTAATACCTCCGGCATGGGAGGGTGACCTAATCCCCGTAGAATATGGAGTTGCGCGAGAACTTGGTAGCATCTTGCGACGTTACGAAGAAATTGGTGAAAGAGTATTAGACAATTATCCGCTAGATGATAATGCGAGAAGAATAATTGTAGACAGAATAACTAGACATATATCAAAAGGTTTGCCGCTACCGACAGATAAAAGAATAGTAATAGAGCACTATGGGGATACATTCATTATATATAGTTTCCTCGGTAGCCGTGGTAATAAGGCTCTTGAATATTTACTATCTGCCTACATATCTGAGATTAAAGGTTACTCGCCAGTAACTACGAGTACACCATACATTGTGGCTGTTAGGCTGGCATCTCATGAAAGGCCTAGTTTTATAGCTGATTCGTTGATGAAACTTGCCAGCTTTACACGTGAGGATGTAGATAATCTACTACGTAAGGCTATCTATAGAAGTCGGCTCTATCAGTGGATTTTACTCTATGTTGCTCTCCGTGCAGGCGCTGTGAAAAGAACTAGAGAGACTAATTTGAAACAGATAAAAACTATTATTCTAAAATTGAAAGATACTATACTTGGTGAGGAGGCGTATAAGGAGATAAACGTAAGAAAAGTAGACATCAATGCTCTATATTCATTCCTTGAAAGGATTAGAAACAAAAAAGTTGAAGTAAGAACAGTTAGTCTAAGGATCACATCCCCTATAACAGAAGATGCTGTAGCAGAGGCAAGATTTGGTGATCGTGTCTCTGTTGATAGTTTACCCTCCACAATACTAGTCGAAGCGATTAAGAGAAAGTTGTCGTCGAAAGAGGTAATCTTCTTGTGTGTAATGTGTGGAAAAACATGGTCAAGAAGACTATCACATCTCAGCGATAAAATAGAATGTCCGCGTTGTGGCGCCCGAATGATCTATCCAGCACTATCAAGGGAACGTATAGAGGTTGCCAAAATTGTTCTTGAGAAGATAAAACATAACAGTAGGCTCTCTAATAGTGAAAAGAAGCTTTCGCGTGAGGTAATGGATGCAGCTGGATTAGTATTAAACTACGGTAAGAAAGCTATAGAAGCTTTAGTATCAACGGGGGTAGGTGTTCATACAGCGAAACGTGTTTTACAGAAGCTGGTATTTGGAGAAGAAGCATTTTATCGTGCACTCGTGGAAGCTGAGGTGAAATATCATAAATATAAGCACAGGTTAGAGAAGTAA
- the cedA1 gene encoding DNA import protein CedA1, whose translation MNIIEFINSLTIKVMSIAWGLFLLTWSIGWLLKGSPIPFMRVKRAGQDLIEDAVWAAFWLALGSSIFALVSYIVSSVASPPPVIYNGTA comes from the coding sequence ATGAACATTATAGAGTTCATAAACTCTCTAACCATAAAGGTCATGAGTATAGCCTGGGGTCTGTTTCTGCTGACATGGAGTATAGGTTGGCTACTAAAAGGCTCACCCATACCATTCATGAGAGTAAAACGTGCCGGACAAGACCTCATAGAGGATGCTGTATGGGCAGCATTTTGGCTCGCTCTCGGTTCTTCGATATTTGCACTGGTATCCTATATTGTTAGCTCCGTTGCGTCGCCACCGCCAGTCATCTACAACGGTACAGCATAA
- a CDS encoding DUF72 domain-containing protein, whose translation MDGVKVFVGCCGFPFSRKKYYTLFNTVEVQQTFYKLPQKSTLERWRREAPNSFVFNIKAWQVITHPASSPTWRRAGIKPTGNIENYGYLKPTKENIDAWIKTIEAARILGARVVVLQTPPSFSYSETNVKNAKEFSMLATRYTGNTIVIGWEPRGDWHEHRDILEDIICGVGVIHVVDPFRRKPVVCSGQKILYLRLHGIGGREVNYKYKYTDEDLRRLVGIVRGYIDEYRFEEVYIMFNNVYMGEDAQRFRDIARAEGLEVL comes from the coding sequence ATGGATGGTGTGAAAGTTTTTGTTGGTTGCTGTGGCTTCCCCTTCTCACGCAAGAAATACTACACGTTGTTCAATACCGTTGAGGTACAGCAAACATTCTACAAGCTGCCGCAGAAGAGCACGCTTGAGCGATGGCGTAGAGAGGCGCCTAATAGCTTTGTCTTCAACATTAAAGCGTGGCAGGTTATAACTCATCCAGCCTCAAGTCCTACGTGGCGGCGGGCTGGTATAAAGCCGACAGGCAATATAGAGAACTATGGTTACTTAAAGCCGACAAAGGAGAATATAGATGCATGGATAAAGACTATTGAGGCTGCAAGAATACTTGGTGCAAGAGTAGTAGTGCTGCAGACGCCACCAAGCTTCAGCTATAGTGAAACAAATGTCAAAAACGCTAAGGAGTTCTCCATGCTGGCAACGCGCTATACGGGTAACACAATAGTTATTGGATGGGAGCCTCGCGGGGACTGGCACGAACACAGAGACATACTGGAAGACATAATATGCGGGGTAGGAGTCATACATGTTGTTGACCCGTTTAGGAGAAAACCAGTAGTGTGTAGTGGCCAGAAGATTCTGTATCTACGTCTTCACGGTATTGGTGGAAGAGAAGTGAACTACAAATACAAATACACAGATGAAGACCTAAGAAGGCTTGTCGGGATTGTACGAGGCTATATAGATGAATATAGGTTTGAAGAAGTTTACATAATGTTCAACAATGTGTACATGGGAGAAGATGCACAGCGATTTAGGGATATAGCGCGCGCGGAGGGGCTAGAGGTGCTCTAA